One Sporomusaceae bacterium ACPt DNA window includes the following coding sequences:
- the pxpB_1 gene encoding 5-oxoprolinase subunit B, whose amino-acid sequence MEKVNGIELLNAGEQGLVIEFGKEISEAVNRKVHQLARRLISEPDMAILEIVPTYRSLLVYFDPLKISRKDLSEQIERIAAEEKMFHSEESKEVTNIVQIPVCYGGEFGPDLEFVAQHNGISVDEVVNIHTSTPYLVYMLGFTPGFPYLGGMSEKIATPRLEKPRVQIPAGSVGIAGSQTGFYPVDSPGGWRLIGRTPIKAFNPAATNPFLFAAGDYLQFKPVSVDEFFEIRREVDAGTYSPEITSLQKG is encoded by the coding sequence GTGGAAAAGGTGAATGGAATAGAATTGTTAAACGCGGGAGAACAAGGACTGGTTATAGAGTTTGGCAAGGAAATTAGTGAAGCGGTAAATCGTAAGGTTCATCAACTGGCGAGAAGGCTAATCTCGGAACCAGACATGGCAATTCTAGAAATTGTGCCAACGTACCGATCTTTGCTGGTATATTTTGATCCTCTTAAAATAAGTCGTAAAGATTTAAGTGAACAAATCGAACGGATTGCGGCAGAAGAAAAAATGTTTCATTCGGAAGAGAGCAAGGAAGTTACCAATATTGTACAAATTCCAGTGTGTTACGGTGGTGAGTTTGGCCCTGACTTAGAGTTTGTGGCTCAGCACAATGGAATTTCAGTCGACGAGGTAGTGAATATACATACTTCTACTCCCTATCTGGTATACATGCTGGGATTTACACCTGGATTTCCTTATCTAGGCGGTATGTCAGAAAAAATTGCCACTCCGCGTTTAGAGAAGCCTAGAGTGCAAATTCCAGCAGGGTCTGTTGGTATTGCGGGAAGTCAAACAGGATTTTATCCTGTGGACAGCCCTGGCGGGTGGCGGTTAATTGGGCGTACACCGATAAAAGCGTTTAATCCCGCTGCTACTAATCCGTTCCTGTTCGCAGCAGGCGATTATTTGCAATTTAAGCCTGTATCTGTAGACGAATTCTTTGAAATCCGTAGAGAGGTAGATGCTGGCACTTACAGTCCTGAGATCACAAGCCTGCAGAAAGGGTGA
- the hemR gene encoding Hemin receptor, which produces MLKRIKKEKMLLIAMAALLQATPLTYAEDTPQDFTLETIVVTDSKIVGDGETTKVTSLNVKDKIDAGQINSITDLLQDVPGVIVTTSPQSGTTVSMRGMTNDRLLVAINGNIIENQGGLYRGRALEWDSLPVSNVKKIEIIRGASSAQYGGTWGGVINIVTVDTPGENKTYLKSSIGSYGDRKYSVSNQGITQDGKISWTISADKKESDGFYRNNFKDSHDVNLNLTYNFTDTQKLSLAITDSYRKEGTLVGNNQDANNDNGYDPDYPTVPMAPTTTKSGNQYLDGSYREFNTKNYALNYNDGDWKLGLYKNKQDRNDWLRYLGKDPETPELKTDNSGYNWQQTRQLGKHKLTTGLDYRKLKYDVISSSPSSLESELNGYFIQDNWQLNEKTLLGLGLRYDQYQSSNLLTSKEYSDKSKLSPKVNMTYQLNPQEAVYASASLVFRPPTVSDYVRWQMNYSPSNVSNSNYTKYITYNHLNWTLADWQQVIGQLEPESGMAYELGWKKQFTDKFGARVTGFFNDIDDYVTTYMGSGINSGPPTYNIDNAKIKGVEIASDYQFSKKWGMVFNYTTQHSSKSGDQLDPTGTELTTIPKATINLGLRYNNRQGFVAALDGQRIQTVAAATTRGYTLFNLGLSYTKNESTVALAVNNLFDVDYEQTAGFPMPGINYSLSYQIGF; this is translated from the coding sequence ATGTTGAAAAGGATTAAGAAAGAAAAGATGCTGCTAATAGCAATGGCTGCATTACTGCAGGCTACTCCCCTTACCTACGCTGAGGACACCCCGCAGGATTTTACCCTGGAAACCATTGTGGTAACAGATAGTAAAATTGTGGGCGACGGCGAAACAACCAAGGTAACCTCCCTTAATGTGAAAGATAAAATTGATGCCGGCCAAATTAATAGTATTACCGATTTGCTGCAAGATGTTCCCGGTGTTATAGTAACGACCAGTCCGCAGTCGGGAACCACCGTGTCTATGCGCGGCATGACCAATGACCGGCTGTTGGTGGCGATTAACGGCAATATTATTGAAAATCAAGGCGGTTTGTACCGGGGGCGCGCCCTGGAATGGGATTCTTTGCCGGTAAGCAATGTCAAAAAAATCGAAATTATCCGGGGGGCCAGCTCGGCGCAATATGGCGGCACGTGGGGCGGCGTCATCAATATCGTCACCGTCGATACCCCGGGTGAAAACAAGACCTATCTAAAATCAAGTATTGGCAGTTATGGTGACAGAAAATATTCGGTAAGTAACCAGGGAATTACTCAGGATGGCAAAATATCCTGGACCATTAGTGCTGATAAAAAAGAAAGTGACGGTTTTTATCGCAACAATTTCAAAGATAGTCATGATGTCAATTTAAATCTGACCTATAATTTCACTGACACACAGAAATTGTCTTTGGCCATAACGGACAGCTACCGCAAAGAAGGCACCCTGGTGGGCAATAACCAGGACGCCAATAACGACAACGGCTATGACCCGGATTATCCCACAGTGCCGATGGCTCCGACTACTACTAAAAGCGGTAACCAGTATTTGGACGGTAGCTATCGTGAATTTAACACCAAGAATTATGCGTTAAACTATAACGACGGTGACTGGAAATTAGGATTATACAAAAATAAGCAGGACCGGAATGACTGGCTGCGCTACTTGGGTAAAGACCCGGAAACGCCGGAACTGAAAACCGACAACAGTGGCTATAACTGGCAACAGACCCGGCAACTGGGCAAACATAAACTGACGACCGGTCTGGACTACCGTAAATTGAAATATGATGTTATTAGCAGTAGTCCAAGTTCTCTGGAATCGGAACTCAATGGATATTTTATTCAGGATAACTGGCAGCTAAATGAGAAAACGCTGTTAGGTTTGGGGTTACGGTATGATCAATATCAATCCAGCAATCTTTTGACTTCTAAGGAATATTCCGATAAGTCGAAACTAAGTCCTAAAGTTAATATGACCTATCAGCTCAATCCTCAGGAAGCTGTATATGCCAGTGCCAGCCTGGTGTTCCGGCCGCCGACGGTATCTGACTATGTTCGTTGGCAAATGAATTATTCGCCGAGCAATGTGAGCAACTCTAATTATACTAAGTACATAACTTATAATCATTTAAACTGGACGCTGGCAGACTGGCAACAGGTTATCGGTCAGTTAGAGCCGGAAAGTGGTATGGCCTATGAATTAGGCTGGAAAAAACAGTTTACTGACAAATTTGGCGCCAGGGTAACGGGATTCTTCAATGATATTGATGATTATGTGACTACTTATATGGGGTCCGGTATTAACTCCGGTCCGCCTACTTACAACATCGACAATGCAAAAATTAAAGGGGTTGAAATCGCTAGCGATTATCAATTTTCAAAAAAATGGGGGATGGTATTTAACTATACTACCCAACATTCAAGCAAAAGCGGCGATCAGCTAGATCCTACCGGTACAGAACTTACCACCATCCCCAAAGCTACGATCAATCTGGGACTACGCTACAATAACCGTCAGGGTTTCGTGGCGGCGCTGGACGGGCAACGAATCCAAACCGTAGCGGCTGCTACGACGCGTGGATACACCTTGTTTAACCTGGGCTTGTCCTATACTAAGAATGAATCAACAGTTGCCCTGGCAGTCAACAACCTGTTTGATGTCGATTATGAACAAACAGCAGGATTCCCGATGCCGGGAATAAACTACAGCCTATCCTATCAAATTGGTTTCTAA
- the gsiA gene encoding Glutathione import ATP-binding protein GsiA: protein MEQSVLQVKNLFIGYGTGEQRVQAVDDISLSLEKGGSLGIIGESGSGKTTLALALMGLLDKTAAIGGTISYCGENLQQLSETERNYYRWRRLALVFQNSLDVLNPVLTIYEQIYECLKKHTGLRPTLICEKINNLFKMVGLEPFWQEYYPHQLSGGIRQRVLLAMALSCDPDILIVDEPTNALDAVSKQEIIDLIYTLHQERKFGLMVISHEMKTVSRLASRLIVMYNGRIVEEGLTKDILNHPMHNYTRGLLNSSPDINPYRDLWGIPGETAHGNQGGCSFYPRCNQRIEYCKTNKPSLEYVSLERKVACNRKGIVTLLQASGICKTYKSKGKRIKVCDNCGIDIRAGEAVALIGQSGSGKTTLASIIGGVLAADAGEVFFNGEKVTGYSATCRQNGIQIVFQDPYSSVNEQFTVEEAIREPLDVIRRDCTLEQRTNWVKDALSQVQLPSEDSFLARRCHTLSGGQRQRIALARAMVMQPSILIADEISSMLDPSTQANILRLLKGLQNRKGFAMLYITHDLAVAQKIADRVYVMYQGKIIEKGNAQHVFTKPVQAYTKKLLDGAATISLC from the coding sequence ATGGAGCAGTCAGTGCTACAAGTTAAAAATTTGTTTATAGGCTATGGTACCGGTGAACAAAGGGTACAGGCCGTCGATGACATATCACTTTCCCTGGAAAAAGGCGGCAGTCTGGGGATCATTGGCGAGTCGGGCAGCGGCAAGACAACATTGGCTCTGGCCCTTATGGGGTTATTGGATAAAACGGCCGCTATTGGCGGGACAATCAGTTATTGTGGAGAAAATCTACAGCAGCTTTCTGAAACCGAACGTAATTATTATCGATGGCGCCGTCTTGCCCTTGTTTTTCAGAACAGCCTTGATGTACTTAATCCTGTACTTACCATCTATGAACAAATTTATGAATGTTTAAAAAAACATACCGGGCTGCGACCAACGCTGATTTGTGAAAAAATTAACAATTTATTTAAAATGGTGGGCCTTGAACCGTTTTGGCAAGAATATTATCCTCATCAGTTGTCCGGTGGTATTCGCCAACGGGTTCTATTGGCGATGGCATTGTCCTGTGACCCTGACATATTGATTGTGGATGAACCTACCAATGCGTTGGATGCCGTTAGCAAGCAGGAAATCATCGATCTTATATACACGCTGCACCAGGAAAGAAAGTTTGGACTTATGGTTATTTCTCATGAAATGAAAACGGTATCCAGGCTTGCTTCCCGGCTTATCGTTATGTATAACGGGCGCATTGTTGAAGAAGGCTTGACCAAAGATATCCTCAATCATCCTATGCACAACTATACGCGCGGTCTGTTGAATTCTTCACCTGATATCAATCCTTACCGGGATTTATGGGGCATTCCGGGTGAAACTGCTCATGGTAACCAGGGCGGCTGTTCTTTTTATCCAAGGTGCAACCAGCGCATTGAATACTGTAAAACAAACAAGCCCTCGTTGGAATATGTGTCCCTGGAACGCAAAGTGGCGTGCAACCGCAAAGGAATTGTGACCCTACTACAGGCATCCGGGATTTGTAAAACCTATAAATCTAAAGGAAAGCGTATCAAAGTATGCGACAACTGCGGGATAGATATTCGTGCCGGTGAAGCTGTTGCACTTATCGGGCAGTCAGGTTCAGGCAAAACGACGCTGGCGAGTATTATTGGCGGTGTGCTTGCGGCAGACGCCGGTGAGGTATTTTTTAACGGCGAAAAAGTAACGGGTTATAGTGCTACTTGCAGACAAAACGGCATACAGATCGTATTTCAGGACCCCTACTCCTCGGTCAATGAGCAATTTACAGTCGAAGAGGCAATAAGGGAGCCGCTGGATGTCATCAGACGTGATTGTACCCTTGAACAACGGACTAACTGGGTCAAAGATGCCCTGAGCCAGGTGCAACTTCCCAGTGAAGATAGTTTCCTGGCCAGGAGATGCCATACCCTGAGCGGCGGTCAGCGTCAGCGCATAGCTTTGGCCCGGGCGATGGTTATGCAACCGTCAATATTAATTGCCGATGAAATCAGTTCAATGCTTGATCCTTCTACGCAGGCCAATATTTTGCGTCTCTTAAAGGGACTGCAAAACCGTAAGGGGTTTGCCATGCTGTATATTACCCATGATTTGGCTGTTGCTCAGAAAATAGCCGACAGGGTTTATGTTATGTATCAAGGTAAGATTATTGAAAAAGGCAATGCTCAACATGTTTTCACCAAGCCTGTTCAGGCTTATACCAAAAAATTGCTTGATGGTGCAGCGACAATATCATTATGCTAA
- the gdhA gene encoding Glutamate dehydrogenase, with the protein MSEKYNPYQNMLDVLDDAAMRLGLSINDYITLRQPERELIVSVPVVMDDGRTEVFTGYRVQHSSTRGPCKGGIRFHPASDLDEVKALAAWMTWKCAVVNIPYGGAKGGVRCDPSKLSQSELKNMTRRYTAMILPILGPEQDVPAPDVNTDAQVMAWIMDTYSTFKGHVVPAVVTGKPLEIGGSLGRREATGRGVMFSLLNLLETLGLEKQGKTVAIQGFGNVGGVAAQLLQKNGFKIVAISDASCALYKQDGIDIEAATRYAEDNKRLLVGYNEAGIEVITNEELLELNVDVLIPAALENQIKEENVNNIRAKIIVEAANGPTTKQADEILEKKGVIVVPDILANAGGVVVSYFEWVQNEQSFTWDEDYINSNLEKIMKKAFDEVWQVHVDKGVSLRLAAYMVALERVVKTKKLRGVFP; encoded by the coding sequence ATGTCCGAAAAGTATAATCCGTATCAAAACATGCTTGATGTTCTTGATGATGCTGCGATGAGACTCGGATTAAGCATTAATGATTACATCACGTTGCGTCAACCGGAACGGGAGCTGATAGTTTCTGTGCCGGTGGTTATGGATGATGGACGCACGGAAGTTTTTACAGGTTACAGAGTACAGCACAGCAGTACGCGGGGACCCTGCAAGGGGGGGATAAGATTTCATCCGGCGTCTGATCTGGACGAAGTAAAGGCGTTGGCAGCCTGGATGACCTGGAAATGCGCTGTTGTCAACATACCGTATGGCGGGGCAAAAGGCGGTGTAAGGTGTGACCCCTCTAAGCTAAGTCAATCAGAATTAAAAAATATGACTAGACGCTATACGGCGATGATTTTGCCCATTCTAGGGCCAGAACAGGATGTGCCGGCCCCTGATGTCAATACTGACGCACAAGTCATGGCTTGGATCATGGATACGTACAGCACCTTCAAAGGGCATGTGGTGCCGGCCGTGGTGACAGGGAAACCCCTTGAAATCGGTGGTTCACTGGGAAGGCGAGAGGCCACTGGGAGGGGTGTCATGTTTTCACTCCTTAACCTGCTGGAAACACTGGGGCTTGAAAAGCAAGGAAAAACCGTTGCAATTCAGGGTTTCGGTAATGTCGGCGGCGTAGCCGCACAACTTTTACAGAAAAATGGTTTTAAAATTGTGGCCATTAGCGACGCATCTTGTGCGCTTTATAAGCAAGATGGCATTGATATTGAAGCCGCCACACGCTATGCCGAGGATAATAAACGCCTGCTTGTAGGTTATAACGAAGCCGGTATTGAGGTAATTACAAATGAGGAATTATTGGAACTTAATGTTGATGTACTTATTCCGGCGGCACTTGAAAACCAAATAAAAGAGGAAAATGTAAATAATATCCGCGCCAAAATAATAGTCGAAGCGGCCAATGGCCCTACCACTAAACAAGCCGACGAAATCCTGGAGAAAAAGGGAGTAATTGTTGTTCCGGACATTCTGGCTAATGCTGGGGGAGTGGTGGTTTCATACTTTGAGTGGGTGCAAAACGAACAATCCTTTACATGGGATGAAGATTACATAAATAGTAACTTAGAGAAGATTATGAAAAAAGCATTTGATGAGGTCTGGCAGGTGCATGTTGATAAAGGGGTATCGTTGCGATTAGCTGCTTATATGGTAGCCCTGGAAAGAGTAGTCAAAACTAAAAAGCTTCGCGGAGTTTTTCCTTAA
- the pxpC_1 gene encoding 5-oxoprolinase subunit C, with amino-acid sequence MLALTVLRSQACRKGEHMFTTINPGFFTTIQDNGRWGYQAYGMPVAGAMDRYAYRVANLLVGNKAGAAVIEMTILGATFKFDESQLVAICGADMQAKLDGVGVNNWSSFVVRKGSELKFEYAVTGCRAYLAVRGGIDVPSVLGSRSTYTRAKIGGLEGRALRQGDVLNIAQDIEDIENGIQTRVLEAQYIPCYDQNISLRVLLGPQADMFTAEAITTFLNNEYVITDEADRMGYRLVGPKITHVNKADIVSDALPFGAIQVPAHGMPIIMMADRQTTGGYAKIGTVISPDLSKLAQAKPGDLVHFSLCSENEAIDAFKEEQQRYTDIVRSFHDQKNSSGLVRHFSIVVNQQAYKVQVEEYIS; translated from the coding sequence ATGCTGGCACTTACAGTCCTGAGATCACAAGCCTGCAGAAAGGGTGAACATATGTTTACAACGATAAACCCAGGTTTCTTTACAACTATTCAAGATAATGGGCGATGGGGTTACCAGGCATACGGGATGCCGGTTGCGGGAGCAATGGACCGCTATGCTTACCGGGTTGCCAATTTATTGGTCGGTAACAAAGCTGGTGCTGCTGTTATTGAGATGACCATACTTGGTGCAACATTTAAATTTGATGAGAGTCAACTCGTCGCTATCTGCGGCGCTGACATGCAAGCAAAGCTAGATGGTGTAGGTGTTAATAACTGGTCATCTTTTGTTGTTCGAAAAGGAAGCGAACTGAAATTTGAGTATGCAGTAACCGGTTGCAGAGCGTATCTGGCAGTTCGCGGAGGAATTGATGTGCCAAGCGTGTTAGGTAGCCGCTCTACTTATACGCGGGCTAAAATTGGAGGATTAGAGGGAAGGGCTCTTCGCCAGGGGGATGTATTGAATATTGCCCAAGATATAGAAGACATAGAAAATGGGATTCAGACACGAGTGTTGGAAGCTCAGTATATTCCCTGTTATGATCAAAACATATCTTTAAGGGTTCTTTTGGGTCCGCAGGCTGATATGTTTACCGCAGAAGCGATAACGACCTTTTTAAACAATGAGTACGTAATTACTGACGAAGCGGACCGGATGGGTTATCGGCTAGTAGGTCCTAAGATTACGCATGTCAATAAAGCGGATATAGTCTCAGATGCTTTGCCTTTCGGAGCAATTCAAGTACCGGCGCATGGTATGCCCATAATCATGATGGCAGACCGACAAACTACCGGGGGATATGCGAAAATCGGCACTGTCATAAGTCCGGATTTGTCGAAGCTGGCACAGGCTAAGCCAGGGGATTTGGTTCATTTCAGTTTGTGCTCGGAAAATGAGGCGATAGACGCCTTCAAAGAAGAACAGCAACGTTATACGGATATTGTTCGGAGTTTCCATGATCAAAAGAATTCTTCTGGTCTTGTTCGGCACTTCAGCATTGTTGTTAACCAACAGGCTTATAAAGTTCAGGTGGAAGAGTATATATCCTAG
- the coq3_2 gene encoding Ubiquinone biosynthesis O-methyltransferase, mitochondrial, whose amino-acid sequence MCNTKFWTDAWQEARETSSQAPSYGNKQGWQHFWNTFAEQYALRNRQSRPIYNTIIDGLVTDGAITPDCTVLDIGCGAGTFTLPLAARAKQVTGLDTAGQMLAVMQSEAMHDGVADKVLTLQTDWLDLPSEPAYDVVFAANTTAINDYDSLMKMNELSRGTCCLIGFAGTYHIKVRTLLWEHLMGTPPEHTAFDIQYPFNILYQERYLPNIKFYSYRQRYRETLAYMIEYYSSYFKLFGLEGPETTAKITEFLANRALEDYCTELISATIGVLWWRADRKATILE is encoded by the coding sequence ATGTGTAATACAAAATTCTGGACTGATGCTTGGCAAGAAGCACGGGAAACTTCCAGCCAAGCTCCAAGTTATGGCAACAAACAAGGCTGGCAACATTTTTGGAATACTTTCGCCGAACAATACGCTTTGCGCAACCGCCAAAGCCGTCCTATATACAACACTATTATCGATGGATTAGTTACCGACGGTGCGATCACCCCCGATTGTACTGTACTTGATATTGGCTGCGGCGCCGGTACATTCACACTCCCTCTGGCCGCCAGGGCTAAACAAGTGACTGGACTTGACACTGCCGGACAGATGTTAGCCGTAATGCAATCAGAAGCAATGCATGACGGTGTTGCTGACAAGGTATTGACACTGCAAACGGATTGGCTTGATCTGCCTTCCGAACCGGCCTATGATGTAGTGTTTGCCGCCAACACTACCGCAATCAACGACTATGACAGCTTGATGAAAATGAACGAACTCTCACGCGGCACATGCTGTCTGATAGGTTTTGCCGGTACTTATCACATAAAGGTACGTACACTGCTGTGGGAGCACTTGATGGGAACGCCGCCTGAACATACAGCTTTTGATATTCAGTACCCTTTCAACATTCTGTATCAGGAGCGTTATCTGCCTAACATCAAGTTTTACAGCTACCGTCAGCGTTACCGCGAAACACTGGCCTATATGATCGAGTACTACTCCAGTTATTTTAAGTTGTTTGGCCTTGAGGGCCCGGAAACAACCGCCAAAATCACCGAGTTTCTGGCCAATCGGGCACTTGAAGACTACTGTACCGAGCTTATCAGTGCCACCATCGGCGTGCTGTGGTGGCGGGCTGACCGCAAAGCCACAATATTGGAATGA
- the korA_1 gene encoding 2-oxoglutarate oxidoreductase subunit KorA: protein MAKAVLMQGNHACAEGAIAAGARFFAGYPITPSTEVAELLAKRLPQVGGTFIQMEDEIAGIAAVIGGSLAGTKSLTATSGPGFSLKQELIGYASIAEVPCVIVNVQRTGPSTGQPTSPAQGDIMQARWGSHGDRGVIAISPASVPECFTLTIEAFNLAEKYRTPVILLLDEIIGHMREKFVMPDINGLNIKNRKKPTLPPGKFQPFKPDEDGVPPMPAYGEGYRFHTTGLVHDYTGFPTGSNAVTHEMIDRLHTKITGNIDDIVKYEEVELNDAEIAVIAFGGTARSAYAAIDAARTQGVKAGLFRPITIWPAPEKQLLQLAEKVKVIIVAEMNYGQYVNEVRQIVRSNTKVVSLAKWNNEPITPSEMLEAINAAR from the coding sequence ATGGCTAAAGCAGTATTAATGCAGGGCAATCACGCCTGTGCCGAAGGAGCTATTGCTGCAGGAGCCCGGTTTTTTGCCGGTTATCCCATTACTCCCTCGACTGAAGTAGCTGAGTTGCTCGCAAAAAGACTTCCGCAAGTTGGTGGTACTTTTATACAAATGGAAGACGAGATTGCTGGCATAGCTGCCGTCATCGGCGGCTCTCTAGCCGGGACTAAATCATTAACTGCAACCAGCGGTCCTGGGTTTTCTCTGAAACAGGAGCTCATTGGTTATGCGTCCATAGCCGAAGTACCTTGTGTAATTGTAAACGTGCAGCGTACCGGCCCAAGTACCGGTCAACCGACTTCTCCCGCACAAGGCGATATTATGCAAGCCCGTTGGGGATCACACGGAGACAGAGGCGTAATCGCTATTAGTCCGGCCAGTGTTCCCGAATGTTTCACACTGACTATCGAGGCATTCAACTTGGCTGAAAAATACCGCACTCCTGTCATTCTTTTGTTAGATGAGATTATCGGACATATGCGCGAAAAATTTGTAATGCCTGACATAAATGGACTGAATATTAAAAATAGAAAGAAACCGACACTTCCTCCCGGTAAATTTCAGCCCTTTAAACCGGATGAAGACGGAGTGCCTCCTATGCCAGCTTACGGCGAAGGCTATCGCTTCCATACCACCGGTCTGGTCCACGACTATACCGGCTTCCCAACTGGCAGTAATGCTGTTACTCATGAGATGATTGACAGGCTTCATACCAAAATCACGGGGAACATTGACGATATAGTGAAATACGAAGAAGTCGAACTAAATGACGCAGAAATAGCTGTCATCGCTTTTGGCGGTACTGCGCGCAGCGCTTACGCCGCAATTGACGCCGCCCGCACACAGGGTGTCAAGGCTGGTTTATTCCGTCCGATTACTATCTGGCCAGCGCCGGAGAAACAGCTTTTGCAACTAGCTGAGAAAGTTAAGGTTATCATTGTGGCTGAAATGAATTATGGCCAATATGTCAATGAGGTACGCCAGATTGTCCGCAGCAACACTAAAGTTGTTTCCCTTGCTAAGTGGAACAACGAACCCATTACGCCAAGCGAAATGCTTGAAGCTATCAATGCAGCCCGATAA
- the cbiK_1 gene encoding Sirohydrochlorin cobaltochelatase, which yields MRKMYFWVATICILTVFGFTGLSPKSAWAAPADQGKKAILVVSFGTTYEDTRKMTIEAVESKIRTEFPDYEVRRAFSSHKIIKVLKERDGIDVDTPEQALKRLKDDGYTTVAVQTLDVIPGVEYDYINRVVQKYKTEGAFKQIVMGRSLLYYMGQEDKPDDFKTVLHAFKTQLPASLKKDEAILVMAHGTPHPANAYYTVLQAKISQLGWKNVFVYTVEGTPMLEDVIPQLKANRIKKVTLVPFMLVAGDHANNDMAGSDKESHKSQLMEAGFKVETYLHGLGENTAIQDVYVNHLKEAMKTLQ from the coding sequence TTGAGAAAAATGTATTTTTGGGTTGCAACTATCTGTATATTGACGGTATTTGGTTTTACCGGGCTAAGTCCCAAATCAGCCTGGGCTGCGCCGGCAGATCAGGGAAAAAAGGCTATATTGGTGGTAAGCTTTGGGACCACCTATGAAGATACCCGCAAAATGACCATTGAGGCGGTAGAAAGCAAAATTCGCACTGAATTTCCTGATTATGAAGTACGTCGTGCCTTCAGTTCTCATAAGATTATCAAAGTGTTAAAAGAGCGGGATGGTATTGATGTAGATACTCCTGAACAGGCTTTGAAGAGACTAAAAGATGATGGTTATACCACAGTCGCAGTGCAAACGTTAGATGTGATTCCCGGTGTTGAATATGATTATATTAATCGGGTTGTCCAAAAATATAAAACTGAGGGAGCCTTTAAGCAAATTGTGATGGGTCGATCTCTGCTGTATTATATGGGACAAGAGGATAAACCTGATGATTTTAAAACAGTGCTGCATGCATTTAAGACGCAATTACCTGCTTCTTTAAAAAAGGATGAAGCTATTCTGGTAATGGCCCATGGAACTCCTCATCCTGCCAATGCTTATTACACCGTGCTACAGGCTAAAATCAGTCAACTTGGCTGGAAAAATGTCTTTGTCTATACTGTGGAAGGAACACCTATGTTAGAAGATGTCATTCCGCAGCTCAAAGCCAATCGTATTAAAAAAGTTACTTTAGTTCCATTTATGCTGGTGGCTGGTGATCATGCCAATAATGACATGGCCGGTAGCGACAAGGAATCACATAAGAGCCAATTGATGGAAGCCGGCTTTAAAGTTGAAACCTATCTTCATGGACTAGGGGAAAATACCGCTATTCAAGATGTTTATGTAAATCATTTAAAAGAAGCAATGAAAACCCTACAATAA
- the porC_1 gene encoding Pyruvate synthase subunit PorC produces the protein MMEFRLSGSGGQGLILAGIILAEAAIGDDKEAVQSQSYGPEARGGSSKSEVIISEEPIQYPKVINPDFVLAMTQEALNKYGGDLKEDGVLLVDSTFVKEVPDTFRHVYSVPITKIAKEQLGRELFANIIALGSVAKLTRAVSSGALERAVLARVPKGTEEANKLALELGFSSIKL, from the coding sequence ATGATGGAATTTCGTTTAAGCGGCTCAGGCGGCCAAGGCTTAATCTTGGCAGGAATAATACTGGCGGAAGCTGCCATCGGCGACGATAAGGAAGCAGTTCAGTCTCAGTCCTATGGACCGGAGGCGCGAGGCGGTTCCAGTAAATCAGAAGTTATCATCAGTGAAGAGCCTATTCAATATCCTAAGGTAATTAACCCGGATTTTGTTTTGGCGATGACCCAAGAGGCACTCAACAAATATGGCGGTGATCTAAAAGAAGACGGTGTACTGCTGGTTGACAGCACATTTGTGAAAGAAGTACCTGATACATTTAGGCATGTGTATTCAGTACCAATCACTAAGATTGCCAAGGAACAGCTTGGCCGGGAGTTATTCGCCAATATTATTGCGCTCGGCAGTGTAGCCAAGCTTACTAGAGCAGTCAGCTCGGGGGCGTTGGAAAGAGCCGTACTGGCCCGAGTGCCTAAAGGTACGGAAGAGGCCAATAAGCTGGCGCTAGAGTTAGGGTTTTCATCAATAAAATTATAA